Part of the Sphingobium sp. TKS genome is shown below.
CCGCGCCGCCGCCCGCGCCTGGGGCGTGTTGCGCGCCGAGGAACGCTGGATCGTCGCGGCCCTGCTGCCGCTCATCTAGGGGCATTTGCGCTTTATCGAAGGGGCTTTCCGGGGCCGCCTTGCGCTTTTTTCTTCATCCGCTTACTCTTGGGGCAAGTTCCGGCGCCTTTCGGCGTTGGCGAAGAAGAAAAGAGATACGGCCATGGTGCAGCAAAGCCGCCCATCGCCGCAGAGTTCCGGCCCAGCCGGCGGAGTTTCGGGCACAGGGGTCCGTTCCGGTCAGGGCAATGGGAGCAAGGCTGCGGCCCTCACTCCCCCGTCGAAATCGCGGGGTCTTTTGCCTCATCCGCTGCGCGGACGCCGCTCTTATGCGGCCATCGACCTGGGCACCAATAATTGCCGTTTGCTGATCGCCAAGCCCTCGGCCGACGGCTTCATCGTCGTCGACGCCTTTTCCCGAATCGTGCGGCTGGGGGAGGGGCTTGCGGCTTCGGGGCGGATCAGCGACGAAGCCATTGAGCGCGCCATTGCGGCATTGTCGGTCTGTGCGGACAAGCTGCGCCGCCGCCATGTCACCTTGGCCCGATCGGTCGCGACGGAGGCCTGCCGACGCGCCTCGAACGGCGCCGATTTCATCCAGCGCGTCTACCGCGAAACCGGCATCGCGCTCGATATCATTACCGCGCAGGAAGAGGCGCGGTTGGCGGTGCTGGGCTGTCACGCGCTGCTGGAGCCGGGCGATGGTCCGGCGCTGATCTTCGACATTGGCGGTGGGTCGACCGAACTGGTTCTGGTCAACTCCCGCCGGGAGGGCGCGCCGCATATCGTCGATTGGGTGAGCGCGCCCTGGGGCGTCGTGTCGCTGACCGAGAGCGAGCCCTTCGATCATGCCGATCCCATGGATCGTCTGGCGGCTTATGGCCGGATGCGCGCGCGCGTGGCCGATGCTTTCTCGCCGCTGGCCCGCCGCCTGCCCACTCCGCAGCCCGATATCCGCTTGCTCGGGACATCGGGGACAGTGACGACGCTGGCCAGCCTGCATCTTGACCTGCCGCGCTATGACCGGCAGGCGATTGACGGGCTGATCGTGCCGTCGACGTCGATGCGGGCGATTTCCGCGCGCCTGTCCTCCATGGCTCTGGCGGAGCGGCAGAAGCTGCCCTGCATCGGGACGGAGCGGGCCGATCTGGTGGTGGCGGGTTGCGCCATATTGGAATCTATCCTCGACATCTGGCCTGCCCAGCGATTGGGCGTGGCGGATCGCGGCATTCGCGAAGGCATATTGCGCGGCCTGATGGACCGCGACGGAGTAAAGATGTGAGAGGCGAGCTTTGAGAGGCACTGGCGCCGGCAAGGTGCGGGTCAAGACGGCGAAGGGACGGACGGCGCAGTCCACCCGCTGGCTCGAGCGGCAGTTGAACGACCCCTATGTCCGCCGCGCCAAGGCGGAAGGGTGGCGCAGCCGCGCCGCCTTCAAGCTGATTGAGCTGGACGAGAAGTTCCACTTCGTAAAGGGATCGCGGGCTGTCGTCGATCTGGGCGTGGCGCCGGGCGGCTGGGCGCAGGTGGTGCGCAAGCTCTGCCCCAAGGCGAAGGTGGTGGGCATCGACCTGCTGCCGACCGATCCCATCCCCGGCGTGACGCTGTTCCAGATGGACTTCATGGACGACAAGGCGCCCGCCTTGTTGGCGGAGGCTTTGGGCGATGCGCCGGATCTGGTGATTTCCGACATGGCGGCCAATACGGTCGGGCATGCGGCGACGGACCATCTGCGCACCATGGGGCTGGTCGAGGCGGCGGCGATGTTCGCGGTGGAAAATCTGCGCAAGGGCGGCACCTTCGTCGCCAAGGTGTTCGCGGGCGGCACGGACGCCGATCTGCTGGCCATCCTCAAGAAGCATTTCACCACGATCAAACATGCCAAGCCGCCCGCCAGCCGGAAGGGCAGCGTCGAATGGTATGTCGTGGCGCAAGGGTTCAAGGGGCGGCCTGAAGCCGAAAGCTGAACCGGCCGACGGGCGCGGGATCGCGCCTGCGATCAAGCCAAGACATTGAAATAACCTTGTGTTCCTGCGAAGGCGGGAACATGGCGGGGCAGGCCGAATGGCGCGCAGGGGGTTTTCGCATTGGTTTCGACGGTATCGACGGTCGCCTATCTGGGGCTGGAGGCGCGTGGCGTGGAGGTGCAGTGTCAGCTTGTGCCCGGCCTGCCCAATTTCATCGTCGTCGGCTTGCCCGACAAGGCCGTAGCGGAGAGCAGGGAGCGGGTGCGCAACGCCATTGCCGCCATCGGGCTTTCGCTGCCGCCCAAGCGGATCACCGTCAACCTGTCGCCCGCCGATCTGCCCAAGGAGGGATCGCATTTCGATCTGCCGATAGCCCTGGCCCTGCTAGGGGCGATGGGGGTGATCGATGCCGAGACGCTGGCGGGCTATGTCGTCGTCGGGGAGTTGGGGCTGGATGGCCGCATCGCGCCGACGCCGGGGGTGCTGCTCGCCGCGTTGCATGCCGGTGAGCGGGAATTGGGGCTGGTCTGTCCGGTGGCGCAGGGCGCCGAGGCGGCCTGGGCCGGGCAGGTCGAGGTGATCGCCGCGCCGGACCTGTTGACGATCCTCAACCATTTCAAGGGGACCGCCGCTTTGTCGCCACCCCAGCCGGGCGAAGTGGAACCGCCGGTGCGGACCGCCGACCTCCGCCAGGTGAAGGGGCAGGAGACGGCCAAGCGGGCGCTGGAGATCGCGGCGGCGGGCGGTCACAATCTGCTGATGATCGGGCCACCGGGTGCGGGCAAGTCGCTGATGGCGAGCTGCCTGCCGGGGATATTGCCGGAACTGACGCCGGGCGAGGCGCTTGAAACCTCCATGGTGGCGAGCGTCGCCGGGACGCTGGAGGGGGGGCGGATCAGCCGGGCGCGGCCCTTCCGCAATCCGCATCATAGCGCGTCGATGGCGGCGTTGGTTGGCGGCGGACAGAAGGCGCGGCCGGGCGAAGTCAGCATGGCGCATCTGGGCGTGCTGTTTCTCGACGAATTGCCGGAGTTTCAGCGGACCGTGCTGGATTCCCTGCGGCAGCCGCTGGAGTCGGGCGAGGTCACGGTGGCGCGGGCCAATGCGCATGTGACCTTTCCGGCGCGGGTGCAGTTGGTGGCGGCGATGAATCCGTGCCGTTGCGGGCATCTGGGCGATCCGGCGCTGGCTTGCTCAAGGGCGCCGCGCTGTGCGGCGGATTATCAGGCCAAGGTGTCGGGTCCGCTGCTCGACCGCATCGACCTGCATGTGGAGGTTCAGGCGGTGACGGCCGCGGATCTGGTCTTGCCGCCGCCCGCCGAAGGATCGATCGAGGTCGCGGCGCGGGTCGCGGCGGCGCGCAATGTGCAGACGCGGCGTTATGAGGGGACGCGCGTGCGGACCAATGCCGAGGTGGATGGCGAGCGTTTGGAGGATATCGCCGGGCCGGACCAGGCGGGGCGCGAACTGCTGGCGCAGGCCGCGGCGGCGATGAAGCTGTCGGCGCGGGGCTATACGCGGGTGCTGCGGGTGGCGCGGACGATCGCTGACCTCGCCGGGGCCGATCACGTCGGACGCGTGCATGTCGCGGAGGCGCTGAGTTATCGGAGAAGGGCGCCAGTGAATTGATCGGGGTGGATTGCGTGGTTAGCGGACATTGATGTTGGTCTGCGCGATACGGCCATTCACCCCTTGATCCGCCCCACCATCGCCTGCCCCACCACCCTCTGCCGCACATAGCGCCGCTTCAACAGCACGCTCGTCACCAGCAGCGGCACGCCAACGATAATGCAGATCGCCCCCAGCATCGGCGGCCAAAGCCCGAACAGGCTATGCACATTCAGCGCGGAAGGCGTCAGCAACAGCAGGAAGCCCGCCGTCAGCAGCCACAACCCCCAACGGCGCGGTCTGACCGCCACCATGCGCATCTCATGCCGGTGCGCCTTGCGCCCTTCTTTGGTGGACAGATCGGGATGCTTCATCGCGGGCCACTAAAGCGGAAAAGCCCACCAACTGTCCAGCGCCACAACAGGGCTTCCGTTCGCGCGCCGCATCGGCTATCCAAGCGCCATCCCCGGGGGACCGTCCACAGACGGTTGAGAGGCGGCTGACGTGGCCGCGACCCGCTGAACCTGATCCGGATAAGACCGGCGTAGGGAGGGAACGGCTTGTTCGCTTGCAGCAGCCCGCGCCCATCCTCCGCCCCAGAGCGCAAAAGGAGGACGGCACGCCCATGAACACCATTTCCGTTCTGACCCTGCGTCTGGCCGAAGCCATAGGCCTTTACATGATCGTCATCGGCATGGGCGGCCTCACCGCCCCGCAACGCTGGCGGGCGATGATGGATGATCTGGAGCGCTCGCCGGGTCTGGTCATGGCGTTGGGCTTCCCGGTCTTCGCGGTCGGGGCGGCGCTGGTGCTGATCCACAGCATCTGGCGCGATCCGCTCTCCATCATCGTCTCGACCATCGGTTATGCCGCCCTGATCGAAGGCGCGCTGCTGCTCGCCGTCCCCGGTCCGCTGATCAGGATTGGCCGCTGGTCGCTCAACTTCACCCGCGCCTGGGCGATCGTCTCGATCGTACTGGGCATCCTCCTGTTTCTCGCTGGCCTCACCGGCCGCGCCACCGTCATCGCCTGAAAGGAAAGCATATGGCCGACGTTGATTCGAAGATTGAACTGGCTTCCGATGGAAGCCAGCGGCCAGCCCGCACAGAGATGCGCGTCACCACCGGCCCCATCCGGGGCAGTCGCAAGATCCATGTCGGCCCCTTGAAGGTCGCGATGCGCGAGATCGACCTGGAACCGGGCAGCGGCGAGCCGCCCGTCCGCGTCTATGACACTTCCGGCCCCTATACCGATCCGAATGCGCGCATCGACATCATGGCGGGCCTCCCGCAACTGCGCCGCGACTGGATCATCGCCCGCGGCGATGTCGAGGAATATGACGCCCGGGCGATCAAGCCTGAAGACAATGGTCTCAAAGGCCCCGACCGCAGCGGCGGCGTCCAGCCCTTCCCGAACCTCGTCCAGCGCCCGCTGCGCGCCAAGGCCGGCGCCAACGTCTCCCAGATGCACTATGCCCGCCGCGGCATCATCACGCCGGAGATGGAATATGTGGCGGAGCGCGAGAATCTCGGTCGTGCCCGCCTCGCGGAATATGTGCGCGACGGCCATGACTGGGGCGCGGAAATCCCCGACTATGTGACGCCGGAGTTCGTCCGCGATGAGGTCGCGCGCGGCCGCGCCATCATCCCCAACAATATCAACCACCCGGAATCGGAACCGATGGCGATCGGCCGCAATTTCCTGGTGAAGATCAACGCCAATATCGGCAACAGCGCCGTCGCTTCGGACGTGGCGAGCGAAGTCGACAAGCTGGTCTGGTCGATCCGCTGGGGCGCCGACACGGTGATGGACCTGTCGACCGGCCGCAACATCCACGACACCCGCGAATGGATCATGCGCAACTCGCCGGTCCCGATCGGCACCGTGCCGATCTATCAGGCGCTGGAGAAGGTGGGCGGCATCGCCGAGGAACTGACCTGGGAAATCTTCCGCGACACGCTGATCGAGCAGGCCGAGCAGGGCGTCGACTATTTCACCATCCATGCGGGCGTGCGCCTGCCCTATATCCCGATGACCGCCAAGCGCGTCACCGGCATCGTCTCGCGCGGCGGGTCGATCATGGCGAAATGGTGCCTCGCCCATCACAAGGAAAGCTTCCTCTACGAGCATTTCGACGAGATCACGCAGATCATGAAGGCCTATGACATCGCCTATTCGCTGGGCGATGGCCTGCGTCCCGGTTCGATCGCGGACGCCAATGACGAGGCACAGTTTGCCGAGCTCTACACGCTGGGCGAACTCACCAAGCGCGCCTGGGAACAGGATGTGCAGGTGATGATCGAAGGCCCCGGCCATGTGCCGATGCACAAGATCAAGCAGAATATGGACAAGCAGCTTGAGGCCTGCGGCGAGGCGCCCTTCTACACGCTTGGGCCGCTCACCACCGACATCGCGCCGGGCTATGACCATATCACCAGCGGCATCGGTGCCGCGATGATCGGCTGGTACGGCACGGCGATGCTCTGCTATGTCACGCCCAAGGAGCATCTGGGCCTGCCCGACCGCGACGACGTCAAGGTGGGCGTGGTGACTTACAAGCTCGCCGCCCACGCCGCTGATCTGGCGAAGGGACACCCCGCCGCCAAGGTCCGCGACGATGCGCTTTCCCGCGCCCGTTTCGAATTCCGCTGGCGTGACCAGTTCAACCTGTCGCTCGACCCGGATACGGCGGAAAAATATCACGATCAGACGCTCCCGGCCGAAGGCGCCAAGAGCGCGCATTTCTGCTCCATGTGCGGCCCCAAATTCTGCTCGATGAAGATCACGCAGGAGGTGAGGGATTTCGCCGCGAAGCAGAACCAGCCCGCTGACAGCTTCCTCGCGGCGGAGGATGCCGAGAAGGGCATGGCTGAAATGAGCGAAATCTTCCGGCAGACAGGCAGCGAGCTTTATATGGGCGCCGGCGACCGGGAGCATGATTGAGGGGGCGGTCGTCTCGCGCTGGTTTGGCGTGAGTCGAATGGTGCTTTGGGCGGCCTTGACTCTGGTGTCAGCCGCCCTCGCTTTGGCGGCGCCCCGGCTGCCTGCCGAGGCAGGGGCGAAGCCTGACTTCTCCACCGTTCAAACGGCCGCTGCGGCCAAGGCGCTGGTTGCCAAGGGCAAGCTCGTGCCCATCCTTCTCTTCCCTGCTGAATTCGGGGGCGAAGCGATCCCGGAAAACATGATCTATATAACGCCCGGGGCGGCCGCAGCGCGAGAATTGCTGATCGGCACACTGACCCGGCTGATCAAGGAAGGAAGCATCGACAAGATGGAGGTGGAGCCCAGCTACAAAGGCCGCAGCTTCATCCCGACCGCGATCAGGATGAAAGCTTGGCACAGCAGCAAGCCCGGGAGCTTCGAACCGACCATCAGGGTCTGGTGATTGCGGGTGGATGGGGTCTTGCTTTGAGGCAAGCCATGGTCTCGCTAGAGCATCGTGCGGAAAAGTGGGAACCGACTTTCCGCTTAAAACGATGCGACAACAAGGAATTAGAGCGCGCGCCCTGCGTCTGATTTAGCGCAGCGCGCTCTAGAGGATGTCCTATGGGGATGGTGGCAATGTGAGAAAGGGCAAGATTCGGCCTTCGTGGTAGATGGGTGGTAGATGAGCGTGGTAGATTTTGCCTCATGGCGATGCGCGAAAAGAGCGCCGTTGGCGAGGCGATTGCCTGTTCGCGCAGACCCGTGCTCATCGCCGGCGCGGAAAGCATCGCCGCTACCTGAAAGCGGGTCGCCCGTATCTATGATTGAGATTTGCGTGCAAAAGCCTGTTGTCGCACTGCAATCGCGCCGGAACATCACTGCGTCGTGCTGACCTTCAGGAGATGCCGGGACTAATACGAACCCGGATCACAGCCCCCAATTATGCCTTGGATAGCAAATCTCCGAAATATGGTTCCGGTCCAGCTGCGCCGCGGCCTCAGACGAACGGTCGACTTTCTGGAATGGTTTTCCGAACCCGTCCACCAGAGGGCGCCCGGTGTCTCGCTTCAGCCACAGGCGCAACAGGTGACGCTTGCGTTCGGGTTGCGGGAAATCGACATAACTGGTGCGGGAATGCAGCGCTGCATAGTTCAGCAGCCACTGGACGTCGCCGGGCCGGAAATCCATGGTGACCGGCAGGCCCGGGACCAGGAAAATCTCGTCGAGAAGGTCCAGCAATTCATATTGCTGCGGCGTCATGCGGGGCACTTCGGGATAATCCTGGGCTGACCGGATCACGTTCGACCCGGCATACATACTGAAGACGCCGTCGATGAAGGACACCATGGGCGACGAATAATAGCGCGCCGGAGCATCATGGTCCTGCCGGTACCAGTCATAGTGCCAGACATCGTACATCAGCGGGGCCAGGTCCGGACGCCGCCGGACGATCTCATTGTAGATGGTGACGCCGCTAATCAGGATGGACGCGCCGCCTTCGCGCGCGCCGCGCAGGCACATCAGGCCGACGACGTCGCTGCTGTCCGAATGGAAGTTCAGGCGGTCGCGCGTCCGGCTGGGCAAGGCGGATGGATCGTCCATGGTCTTGTTGCTGGTCGCCACGACATGGTCGAACAGGTCACCCAGGTTATTCTGCTCCATCGGTTTGCCCAGATGCAGGCCAAGGAGGTAGAAGATCGCCGCGCTCAGCGCATCGGAATATAGTTCCGAACGTAACCCCCGGACCAGGACGAAGCCACGCCCATTGTCCATGTCCGCGGCCCAGCTGGCCAGGCCCCTTGCCGTGACGGGCAGGGGATAGCGGTCAGCTGTTATGGTACGAAGGTCGGGATCGTCCATCAGGAATTGCGCGCCGACCTTTTCGATCTCGGCGATCTCCTCTGCGCTCAGCATGTAGAGCCAATCGGTCGAATCATTGATTTCATCGCCCGTCCATGCGGCCGGGGAAGTAATGATGTTTGCCTTTTCGAATGTCTTCGTCATGCCGATTGCCGTTCCTTGACCATCATGGTTACGGGCGCAGACCCCTTAACCAATATCCTATCCCGCAAAGCCGTTCTCTTGAAGGCGGATGGGCTGTTCTGGAACCCGCAATCATTTGTCTTATTGCGTCGCTGCCCGTTGTGGCCGGTGTCGCGCTCCGCCGCGCCACAGATGGGACACCGCCAGGCTGCCCAGGATCATCACGACCGCCATGCAGATGGAAATGGTCCGCACGGACAGGCTGACTTCCACCAATATGCCGCCGATCATCGTCCCGGTGCCGCCGCCCAGAAGGCGGGCGAAACCCGTGACCCAGCCGACGCCGGTCGCCCTGATGTCCCCAGGATAGGAATTGGCAGTCAGCGCCTGTATCCCCGCGAAGCTGCCGTCCAGCAGGAAGAAGGTGATGAAAATCATCGTGACGCCAAAGGTGGGATTCGCGCCACTTGACCCCAGCAGCACGATCGCGACCCCCGTCAATATATAGGAAATGGTGAGAACCCGCGCCGCGCCCAGCCTGTCCATGACCAGGCCGATGACGATGGCGCCTGCGATGCTGCCGAATTTGCCGAGCGCGGTTATCATGCCCGTCGCGAACATGTTGGCCCCCGACTGGAGCAGGACGGTGGGCAGCCAGTAGGATGTGAAGAATTCCAGCGAATAGGCGGCCGACATGGCGAACCAGAGCAGGAACGTCATGACATGGCGTCCGTCGCGCAGGATCTGCGCCGCCGGATTGGCGCCCGATTCGGCCATGGTGCTGGCCGGTACGTGGAAATGTGGCGGGTGGTTTTCGCCGCGCGCGCTCGCCAGTCGCGAGCCGATGGAGGCGATCTGGGGCGAACCGGGGCGGTACCGCACAAGGAAGGAGAGCGATTCGGGAAGGCCCAGCGCCAGCAATATGGTCCACAGCATTGACAGGCCACCGCTGAAGAACAGGAGCGATTTCCATCCGAACACGGGAATCAGCAGAGCTGCTGCGATACCGGCCAGCGCCATACCCAGGGCGATGCCGGACATGGTCGCCATGATGATGACGGACTTGTGCCGCGCGGGCGCATAGTCGGCGGTCAGGCTGAAGGCGGTGGGCACGGCGGTGCCAAAGCCGATGCCAATCAGGAACCGCACGACGAACAGTCCGCCTTCGCTGCCTGCAAAGGATGTCAGCAATGTGCACAGGCCCATGAGGAAGCTGGATATGACCAGCAGCCGGCGCCGCCCGATCCGGTCCGAAAGCGGCGCGACCAGCACGGCGCCGATCAGCGATGCGATGACCGTGCCGGTGTAGATCGTGCCCAATATGGTGGGGGACAGGCCGTATTCCTGGCTGAGCGACGGGCCGACATAGCCTACGCCATAGGTGTCCATGCCCTCAATCAGCATCAGCATGCCGCACAATATCGGTACGCGCAGCACCAGCCCCTTCATCGGGGATTCGTCAATATATCGATCAACCAGGACCGAGGGGGATTTGCTGTTGCCGTTCGCCATGACTGTCCTTGTCCCGCACCTGCCTCTTGCCGACAGGGGGGAGCATAACCGGCCATCCGCGCGCCGTCGCGTCTCCAGGTCGCGCATAGTTGTCGCCACGCACCGGTTCTTTTGGATAAGCGTGAAGTGCGGGAGGCGAGTCTGATGCCAGAGGGTATCTGCGCTGCGCGCGGCAAGGGTGGGGAAAACCCGAAACTGATCGTTCTGGGGACGTTGGAAAAAGCAAAATATCATGTGGGGTGCGTCAGGAAGGTAAATGAGACCAACTATTCCGGTTGTTGAGTCAACACGCTTCGGTGGAACCCGTGGTTACGATCCTGGGGCAACCGTGCTTCGGGGGCTGGGATGCCAACAGGCCTCATCCCCCTGTGAAATTTCGGCACGGTCATTCAGGGAGTAAACGACATGCGGTTCCGTCACACCTTGCTTGCATACGCATCCTGCATCCCCGCCTTTGCCATCATGACGGCCCAGGCCCAGGAAGCGCCGGTGCCGACCGATAACCAGAAGACGCAGGAAACTGTGCGGGACGACACGGCGTTGCAGGCCATCGTCGTCACCGGCAAGCGCCTGGGCATCACCAATGTGCGTCCGACCGCGACCGTGAGCGGTCTGGAGCAGGAGGTGACCGAGATTCCCCGTTCCGTGACCACGGCGGACTCCGCGTTGCTCAAGGACATCCAGGTCCGCTCCATCCACGATCTGACGGCCGTTGCGCCGGGTACCTATACCGCCGCCTTCTATGGCGTGGCGGGCGCTGTGCAGATCCGCGGCAATGTGTCCGACAGCTATTATCGGGGCTTCAAGGGCATCAATAATATGGGCTATTACGAAACGCCCACGGAAAGCATCAGCGGCATGGAACTGGTGCGCGGTCCGGCGAGCCCGAACTATGGCGCGGGCAAGATCGGCGGCATGCTGAACCTGACGCCCAAGACCGATATTGCGACCTCTCTGAAGGGCACCACCGATTTCAAGGGGCTGGTCACTGCACAGGTCGGTTCCTATGGCGAACGCAAGGCGACGCTGGAAGGCGGCCTGCCGTTCAAGATCGGCGATCTGGACGCGGCGATCTATGCCTATGCCTATTATAATGATTCGGACAGTTACTATCGCCACTTCAGCCCGAACGACAAGGAATTGCAGATCGGCTATGCCATGGATCTGGGCGGCGGCACCGAACTGACCATCGGCGGACGCTATCTGGACCAGTCCGGCCATCTGGCGTCGCCCGGCTGGAACCGCCTGACCCAGAACCTGATCGACAACGGCAATTATCTGGCCGGTTCGCCGCTGGTGTCGTTGGCCGCGCCGGGCGCACAATCGCTGATGCCCGCACAACTGGCGCCCTACATCACCAGCCTGCGGCAGAGCACGAGCTTTGCGAACCCGCTGCCCCGTGGCACGATCAGCAATCTGACGCGGCTTGATCCGGCGACGGTCGAATATGTGAAGCTGTCGCGCCGGAACCTCAACACCTCGCCGCTGGATTTCAACGACAACAAGGTGTTCACCGCCTATGTCGACCTGATCCATAATTTCGACAATGGCGATCAGGTCAAGTTGCAGGGCTTCTATGAAGACCTGAAAAACGACATGTACAGTGCTGCCGGATCGGCTACTGCCGCCGATGGCGATG
Proteins encoded:
- a CDS encoding TonB-dependent siderophore receptor; this translates as MRFRHTLLAYASCIPAFAIMTAQAQEAPVPTDNQKTQETVRDDTALQAIVVTGKRLGITNVRPTATVSGLEQEVTEIPRSVTTADSALLKDIQVRSIHDLTAVAPGTYTAAFYGVAGAVQIRGNVSDSYYRGFKGINNMGYYETPTESISGMELVRGPASPNYGAGKIGGMLNLTPKTDIATSLKGTTDFKGLVTAQVGSYGERKATLEGGLPFKIGDLDAAIYAYAYYNDSDSYYRHFSPNDKELQIGYAMDLGGGTELTIGGRYLDQSGHLASPGWNRLTQNLIDNGNYLAGSPLVSLAAPGAQSLMPAQLAPYITSLRQSTSFANPLPRGTISNLTRLDPATVEYVKLSRRNLNTSPLDFNDNKVFTAYVDLIHNFDNGDQVKLQGFYEDLKNDMYSAAGSATAADGDVKEIRLSYLVKRDFGEGFGFQAIVGANYRDYKIHDFQNYGRQYVIWDRNDISAEPTADMIINNQYLNPNGPVWDFRYYSRIKSVGAFINGDITLFDKAHIQGGARIDDYNIRSRNDGLVTFGGALGTDYYGSKSPISWQASLNYELPFGFIPYVTYAKTQSLETNKGGGVDPALLIGRKYLSPSELKEAGIKGSLLDGKLFLSLAAYKMKRQQRDALSGAINEAHSKGLEAEIRMQVTPEFSLLAVGALQQTKRRGYATVLLNAAQLGRDGADIYAAEWTAGSTSFTGATGYYIDRVLPKETFSIFGTYKFPFGLKANAGISYVGEISGIAPGAVKVPDYVTARASLSYTIDRYTVDLSVENLTDKTYFYLGQDTYSEVAAMPGMARAFHLRVAAQF
- a CDS encoding Ppx/GppA phosphatase family protein; this translates as MVQQSRPSPQSSGPAGGVSGTGVRSGQGNGSKAAALTPPSKSRGLLPHPLRGRRSYAAIDLGTNNCRLLIAKPSADGFIVVDAFSRIVRLGEGLAASGRISDEAIERAIAALSVCADKLRRRHVTLARSVATEACRRASNGADFIQRVYRETGIALDIITAQEEARLAVLGCHALLEPGDGPALIFDIGGGSTELVLVNSRREGAPHIVDWVSAPWGVVSLTESEPFDHADPMDRLAAYGRMRARVADAFSPLARRLPTPQPDIRLLGTSGTVTTLASLHLDLPRYDRQAIDGLIVPSTSMRAISARLSSMALAERQKLPCIGTERADLVVAGCAILESILDIWPAQRLGVADRGIREGILRGLMDRDGVKM
- a CDS encoding YifB family Mg chelatase-like AAA ATPase, which encodes MVSTVSTVAYLGLEARGVEVQCQLVPGLPNFIVVGLPDKAVAESRERVRNAIAAIGLSLPPKRITVNLSPADLPKEGSHFDLPIALALLGAMGVIDAETLAGYVVVGELGLDGRIAPTPGVLLAALHAGERELGLVCPVAQGAEAAWAGQVEVIAAPDLLTILNHFKGTAALSPPQPGEVEPPVRTADLRQVKGQETAKRALEIAAAGGHNLLMIGPPGAGKSLMASCLPGILPELTPGEALETSMVASVAGTLEGGRISRARPFRNPHHSASMAALVGGGQKARPGEVSMAHLGVLFLDELPEFQRTVLDSLRQPLESGEVTVARANAHVTFPARVQLVAAMNPCRCGHLGDPALACSRAPRCAADYQAKVSGPLLDRIDLHVEVQAVTAADLVLPPPAEGSIEVAARVAAARNVQTRRYEGTRVRTNAEVDGERLEDIAGPDQAGRELLAQAAAAMKLSARGYTRVLRVARTIADLAGADHVGRVHVAEALSYRRRAPVN
- a CDS encoding DUF2065 family protein gives rise to the protein MNTISVLTLRLAEAIGLYMIVIGMGGLTAPQRWRAMMDDLERSPGLVMALGFPVFAVGAALVLIHSIWRDPLSIIVSTIGYAALIEGALLLAVPGPLIRIGRWSLNFTRAWAIVSIVLGILLFLAGLTGRATVIA
- the thiC gene encoding phosphomethylpyrimidine synthase ThiC, whose translation is MADVDSKIELASDGSQRPARTEMRVTTGPIRGSRKIHVGPLKVAMREIDLEPGSGEPPVRVYDTSGPYTDPNARIDIMAGLPQLRRDWIIARGDVEEYDARAIKPEDNGLKGPDRSGGVQPFPNLVQRPLRAKAGANVSQMHYARRGIITPEMEYVAERENLGRARLAEYVRDGHDWGAEIPDYVTPEFVRDEVARGRAIIPNNINHPESEPMAIGRNFLVKINANIGNSAVASDVASEVDKLVWSIRWGADTVMDLSTGRNIHDTREWIMRNSPVPIGTVPIYQALEKVGGIAEELTWEIFRDTLIEQAEQGVDYFTIHAGVRLPYIPMTAKRVTGIVSRGGSIMAKWCLAHHKESFLYEHFDEITQIMKAYDIAYSLGDGLRPGSIADANDEAQFAELYTLGELTKRAWEQDVQVMIEGPGHVPMHKIKQNMDKQLEACGEAPFYTLGPLTTDIAPGYDHITSGIGAAMIGWYGTAMLCYVTPKEHLGLPDRDDVKVGVVTYKLAAHAADLAKGHPAAKVRDDALSRARFEFRWRDQFNLSLDPDTAEKYHDQTLPAEGAKSAHFCSMCGPKFCSMKITQEVRDFAAKQNQPADSFLAAEDAEKGMAEMSEIFRQTGSELYMGAGDREHD
- a CDS encoding RlmE family RNA methyltransferase, whose product is MRGTGAGKVRVKTAKGRTAQSTRWLERQLNDPYVRRAKAEGWRSRAAFKLIELDEKFHFVKGSRAVVDLGVAPGGWAQVVRKLCPKAKVVGIDLLPTDPIPGVTLFQMDFMDDKAPALLAEALGDAPDLVISDMAANTVGHAATDHLRTMGLVEAAAMFAVENLRKGGTFVAKVFAGGTDADLLAILKKHFTTIKHAKPPASRKGSVEWYVVAQGFKGRPEAES
- a CDS encoding TauD/TfdA family dioxygenase; this translates as MTKTFEKANIITSPAAWTGDEINDSTDWLYMLSAEEIAEIEKVGAQFLMDDPDLRTITADRYPLPVTARGLASWAADMDNGRGFVLVRGLRSELYSDALSAAIFYLLGLHLGKPMEQNNLGDLFDHVVATSNKTMDDPSALPSRTRDRLNFHSDSSDVVGLMCLRGAREGGASILISGVTIYNEIVRRRPDLAPLMYDVWHYDWYRQDHDAPARYYSSPMVSFIDGVFSMYAGSNVIRSAQDYPEVPRMTPQQYELLDLLDEIFLVPGLPVTMDFRPGDVQWLLNYAALHSRTSYVDFPQPERKRHLLRLWLKRDTGRPLVDGFGKPFQKVDRSSEAAAQLDRNHISEICYPRHNWGL
- a CDS encoding MFS transporter — protein: MANGNSKSPSVLVDRYIDESPMKGLVLRVPILCGMLMLIEGMDTYGVGYVGPSLSQEYGLSPTILGTIYTGTVIASLIGAVLVAPLSDRIGRRRLLVISSFLMGLCTLLTSFAGSEGGLFVVRFLIGIGFGTAVPTAFSLTADYAPARHKSVIIMATMSGIALGMALAGIAAALLIPVFGWKSLLFFSGGLSMLWTILLALGLPESLSFLVRYRPGSPQIASIGSRLASARGENHPPHFHVPASTMAESGANPAAQILRDGRHVMTFLLWFAMSAAYSLEFFTSYWLPTVLLQSGANMFATGMITALGKFGSIAGAIVIGLVMDRLGAARVLTISYILTGVAIVLLGSSGANPTFGVTMIFITFFLLDGSFAGIQALTANSYPGDIRATGVGWVTGFARLLGGGTGTMIGGILVEVSLSVRTISICMAVVMILGSLAVSHLWRGGARHRPQRAATQ